The DNA sequence CACATGCGGGCACTCCGCCCTCCTTGGCAATCCGCGGGGCGCAGAAGTTGCACTTGCGCACCTGCGGCGTGAGTGGCTTCTGATACTCGTAAGTGGGGATCTGGAACGGGCACGCCACCATGCAGTAGCGGCAACCCATGCACTTCCAGGCGTCGTAAACCACCGCCCCGGTAGGCTCCTTGTGGAACGCGCCCACAAGACAAGCCGAGGCGCACGCCGGATCGATGCAGTGCAGGCAATTCACTTTGGAGTGGATCGGACGCTCCTCGGACGCCGGGTTCTCAAACCGGTTGACCACCGTGTAGCTGTCGGGACGAGGGCGGCGATACTGCTCGAAGGGCTTCTTGTCCTCAAACGTCTCGATCGGCGGAGGGGCGAAACCGGCAGCCTCCTGGCACGCGTATTCGCATTTGCGACATCCGATGCACGTCGGAATATCGACAAGCACACCCATCGGATCGGCGTCTGTTTCACCGTGGGCCGCCAGCGCCTTCCCGGCCGGAACGGTCGCAGCAGCCGCGCCCGCCCCCAGAACCCCCAGTCGACCCAGAAACTCTCTGCGATTGATGGACAT is a window from the Phycisphaerae bacterium genome containing:
- a CDS encoding 4Fe-4S dicluster domain-containing protein, whose translation is MSINRREFLGRLGVLGAGAAAATVPAGKALAAHGETDADPMGVLVDIPTCIGCRKCEYACQEAAGFAPPPIETFEDKKPFEQYRRPRPDSYTVVNRFENPASEERPIHSKVNCLHCIDPACASACLVGAFHKEPTGAVVYDAWKCMGCRYCMVACPFQIPTYEYQKPLTPQVRKCNFCAPRIAKEGGVPACVAICPVDCMTYGRRSELLSLAREKIAASPDVYVDHVYGEHEVGGTSWMYLSSVPFEDIKFHAMGSGAPPILTETVQHAIFKHWVPPIVWAGILATAMWMTRPREDSTTEDKTADPSRAHGNDHRPAKSSRLEVESVGAGASS